A genomic stretch from Hemicordylus capensis ecotype Gifberg chromosome 5, rHemCap1.1.pri, whole genome shotgun sequence includes:
- the HERC3 gene encoding probable E3 ubiquitin-protein ligase HERC3 isoform X4: protein MILQVSCGNWHCLALAADGQFFAWGQNNHGQLGLGKEFPSQASPQRVKSLDGIPLAQVAAGGAHSFALSLSGAVFGWGKNTSGQLGLSDERDRESPCHVKLLRSQKVVYISCGNEHTAVLTKSGGVFTFGAGSCGQLGHDSLNDEVNPRRVLELMGSEVSQIACGRQHTLAFVPSSGVIYAFGCGTKGQLGNGQTCNLKCPSPVKGHWAAHNERIFGRAADACTYFIVKHIFSGGDQSFVLCSETENSLPADDFRTIHRSEYTCSINDDTIDVWKQKLSERNNPNSVNEVVQILSSAACWNGSFLEMKIDEHFKTSPKIPGINLNSTRVMFDKLMTAQHSILLDQILKSFESFLIPQLPSSPPDVEAMRIYLILPEFPPFQDSKYYVTLTLPLAMAILRLDRNPSKVLDNWWSQMCPTYFLRLVDLYKGAVVYLLNGRKTLLIPVLYSSYITAALRLLEKLHKVNQKVKHVEYDKFYIPEISSLVDIQEDYLMWFLHEAGMKVRPSIMQDAVTLCSYPFIFDAQAKTKMLQTDAELQMQVAISGANLQNVFMLLTLEPLLARSPFLVLHVRRSNLVGDALRELSIHSDIDLKKPLKVIFDGEEAVDAGGVTKEFFLLLLKELLNPIYGMFTCYSESNLLWFSDTCFVEHNWFHLIGIICGLAIYNFTVVDLHFPLALYKKLLNVKPGLEDLKELSPTEGRSLQQLLDYPGEDVEETFCLYFTICRESYGVAEQKNLVPGGDKIAVQKDNREEFVDAYVNYIFNLSVDEWYKAFSTGFLKVCGGKVLELFQPTELRAMIVGNSNYNWKELEESAIYKGDYSVTHPTVRMFWEAFHEFPLEKKKKFLLFLTGSDRIPIYGMSSLRIVIQSTSSGEQYLPVAHTCYNLLDLPKYSSKDILSTRLTQAIDHYEGFSLA from the exons ATGATCCTTCAAGTCTCCTGTGGCAACTGGCATTGCCTAGCTCTTGCAGCTG ATGGTCAGTTCTTCGCCTGGGGACAGAACAACCACGGGCAGCTTGGGCTGGGCAAAGAATTCCCCTCACAAGCCAGTCCTCAGCGTGTCAAATCGCTTGACGGGATCCCTTTGGCTCAGGTCGCTGCAGGAGGAGCACATAGCTTCGCCTTGTCTCTTTCTGGAGCTGTGTTTGGTTGGGGGAAGAACACCTCAGGACAGCTGGGGCTGAGTGATGAGCGAG ACCGGGAGTCTCCATGCCATGTGAAGTTGTTAAGGTCGCAAAAGGTCGTATATATCAGCTGTGGAAATGAGCACACAGCTGTCCTGACAAAG AGCGGAGGGGTGTTTACCTTTGGTGCAGGTTCCTGTGGGCAACTTGGCCATGATTCTTTGAATGATGAAGTAAACCCCAGAAGGGTTCTGGAACTGATGGGCAGTGAAGTGTCCCAGATCGCTTGTGGTAG GCAACATACGCTAGCTTTTGTGCCTTCTTCAGGAGTTATCTATGCATTTGGCTGTGGAACCAAAGGCCAGCTGGGAAATGGGCAGACCTGCAATCTTAAATGCCCTTCCCCAGTAAAAGGCcactgggcagctcacaatgaGAGGATTTTTGGTAGAGCAG CAGATGCCTGTACATATTTCATTGTTAAACATATCTTCTCTGGAGGTGACCAGTCGTTTGTACTTTGCTCTGAAACTGAG AATTCTCTTCCAGCTGATGATTTCCGGACCATACATAGAAGTGAATACACTTGTTCAATTAATGATGATACGATAGATGTGTGGAAGCAAAAGCTTTCGGAAAGAAACAACCCTAATTCAGTGAA TGAGGTTGTGCAGATTCTGTCCTCAGCTGCCTGCTGGAATGGGAGCTTTCTGGAAATGAA aaTAGACGAGCACTTTAAAACGAGCCCCAAAATTCCGGGGATCAACTTGAACTCCACCAGAGTGATGTTTGATAAACTAATGACAGCTCAGCATTCCATCTTGCTCGATCAG ATCTTGAAGAGCTTTGAAAGCTTTCTGATCCCACAGCTGCCCAGCTCCCCGCCAGATGTTGAAGCCATGAGAATCTATTTGATTCTCCCAGAATTTCCACCATTTCAAGACTCCAAGTACTACGTAACGTTAACCCTTCCCTTGGCAATGGCCATCCTGCGCCTGGACAGAAACCCCAGCAAAGTCTTAG ATAACTGGTGGTCTCAGATGTGCCCAACATACTTCTTGAGGCTGGTGGATCTCTATAAAGGTGCCGTAGTTTACCTTCTGAATGGAAGAAAAACATTATTGATCCCTGTCTTGTATAGTAGTTACATCACAGCTGCACTAAGACTTCTGGAGAAACTTCATAAA GTAAATCAGAAAGTTAAACATGTAGAATATGACAAGTTTTATATCCCAGAGatttccagtctggtggataTTCAGGAAGACTACCTGATGTGGTTTTTGCATGAAGCGGGAATG AAAGTAAGACCATCGATCATGCAG GATGCCGTGACCCTGTGTTCGTACCCGTTCATCTTTGATGCACAAGCAAAGACCAAGATGCTGCAGACGGATGCTGAGCTGCAAATGCAG GTGGCCATCAGCGGAGCAAATTTGCAGAATGTGTTCATGCTTCTCACCCTGGAGCCCCTCCTGGCTCGGAGTCCTTTTCTAGTCCTTCACGTCCGTCGGAGCAATTTGGTTGGTGATGCCTTGAGAGAGTTAAGCATCCATTCGGATATTGACTTGAAAAAGCCTCTGAAG GTGATCTTTGATGGTGAGGAGGCTGTCGATGCTGGTGGAGTCACAAAGGAATTTTTCCTTCTGCTGCTGAAAGAGCTCCTGAATCCCATCTATGGAATGTTCACCTGCTACTCGGAATCGAACCTGCTGTGGTTTTCAGATACC TGTTTTGTAGAGCACAATTGGTTTCATCTAATTGGCATAATCTGTGGACTGGCTATATACAACTTTACTGTGGTAGATCTTCACTTCCCGCTGGCTCTATACAAGAAGCTCCTGAACGTGAAGCCCGGCTTAGAAGACCTGAAGGAGCTGTCTCCCacggaaggaag GAGTCTTCAACAGCTTCTAGATTACCCTGGGGAGGATGTTGAAGAAACATTCTGCCTATATTTTACA ATATGCAGAGAAAGCTACGGCGTGGCAGAGCAGAAGAACCTAGTTCCTGGTGGAGACAAAATTGCAGTGCAGAAGGACAACAG GGAGGAATTTGTCGATGCCTATGTGAATTACATCTTCAACCTTTCAGTAGACGAGTGGTACAAAGCTTTCTCCACAGGCTTCCTGAAGGTGTGTGGGGGAAAGGTCTTGGAACTGTTCCAGCCCACTGAGTTGAGAGCCATGATAGTAGGGAACAGCAACTACAACTGGAAGGAGCTGGAGGAG AGTGCCATTTACAAGGGAGACTACTCAGTGACACACCCGACTGTGAGAATGTTCTGGGAAGCTTTCCATGAGTTTcctctggaaaagaaaaagaagtttcTAT TGTTTCTGACCGGCAGCGACCGCATCCCCATCTACGGCATGTCGAGTTTGCGCATCGTCATCCAGTCCACGTCCAGTGGGGAGCAGTACCTGCCCGTGGCCCATACCTGCTACAACCTTCTCGACCTGCCCAAGTACAGCAGCAAAGACATCCTGAGCACGCGGCTGACTCAAGCCATCGACCACTACGAGGGCTTCAGCTTGGCCTGA